From Planococcus halocryophilus, the proteins below share one genomic window:
- the leuC gene encoding 3-isopropylmalate dehydratase large subunit: protein MAKTIIEKIWEQHVVFEEQGKPDLLYIDLHLLHEVTSPQAFEGLRLNGRKVRRPDLCFATMDHNVPTRNRDTITDPISRKQIKTLQDNCDEFGVPLAGINHPDQGIVHVIGPELGLTQPGKTIVCGDSHTSTHGAFGALAFGIGTSEVEHVLSTQTLWQSTPKTMEVRIEGKLGFGVTAKDVILAIISKFGIDMGTGFIMEYTGEAVRNLTMEERMTICNMSIEAGARAGLISPDKTTIEYLRGRRNVPEGDAFEQEANRWLALATDEGAKYDATVSIHADEISPFVTWGTNPSMGSGIAERVPSAADYEKQSDKDALKQALAYMHLEEGMPLSSIAIQHVFIGSCTNARLSDLRAASEIIKGKKVHSSVTAIVVPGSETVKRAAEQEGLDQVFLEAGFEWRETGCSMCLAMNEDSVPAGERCASTSNRNFEGRQGAGSMTHLVSPVMAAAAAIEGHLTDVRNYMEEPVASV, encoded by the coding sequence ATGGCAAAAACAATCATAGAGAAAATTTGGGAACAACATGTCGTCTTCGAAGAGCAAGGGAAGCCGGACCTATTATATATTGACCTTCACTTATTGCATGAGGTGACATCTCCACAGGCGTTTGAAGGGTTGCGGTTAAACGGACGCAAAGTTCGCCGACCAGATCTTTGTTTTGCGACAATGGATCATAACGTGCCTACCCGAAATCGGGATACCATCACTGATCCGATTTCGCGTAAGCAAATCAAAACTTTGCAAGACAATTGCGATGAGTTTGGGGTTCCACTTGCGGGCATTAACCACCCGGATCAAGGAATTGTCCACGTCATTGGGCCAGAACTTGGATTGACGCAACCAGGTAAGACGATTGTTTGTGGTGACAGCCATACTTCGACGCATGGTGCGTTTGGTGCTTTGGCGTTCGGTATTGGTACAAGTGAAGTCGAGCACGTTCTATCAACGCAAACGCTATGGCAATCAACACCTAAAACGATGGAAGTTCGCATTGAAGGCAAGTTGGGCTTTGGTGTTACCGCTAAAGATGTCATCCTTGCGATTATTTCGAAATTCGGTATCGATATGGGAACAGGATTTATTATGGAGTATACGGGCGAAGCAGTTCGTAACTTAACGATGGAAGAGCGTATGACCATTTGTAATATGTCTATTGAAGCTGGTGCGCGTGCAGGTTTGATTAGCCCAGATAAAACGACAATCGAATATTTGAGAGGACGTAGAAACGTCCCTGAAGGAGACGCGTTTGAACAAGAAGCTAACCGTTGGCTAGCTCTTGCAACAGATGAAGGCGCAAAGTATGATGCGACTGTTTCAATTCATGCAGATGAAATTTCGCCATTCGTCACATGGGGTACGAACCCATCAATGGGCTCAGGTATTGCTGAACGTGTTCCGTCTGCGGCTGATTACGAGAAGCAGTCAGATAAAGACGCATTAAAACAAGCTTTAGCTTATATGCATCTAGAAGAAGGAATGCCGCTTTCTTCGATTGCGATCCAACATGTTTTTATCGGTTCTTGCACAAATGCGCGTCTTAGTGATTTGCGTGCAGCAAGTGAAATCATTAAAGGAAAGAAAGTGCATTCGTCTGTAACGGCAATTGTGGTACCTGGATCTGAAACGGTAAAACGTGCTGCTGAACAAGAAGGGTTGGATCAAGTATTCCTTGAAGCTGGCTTTGAGTGGCGCGAGACAGGTTGCAGTATGTGCTTAGCGATGAACGAAGACTCGGTTCCGGCTGGTGAACGTTGTGCGTCTACTTCTAACCGGAATTTCGAAGGTCGACAAGGAGCGGGCTCGATGACGCACCTAGTAAGCCCTGTAATGGCAGCTGCCGCTGCGATTGAAGGTCATTTAACAGATGTCCGTAACTACATGGAAGAACCTGTAGCATCTGTATGA
- the leuD gene encoding 3-isopropylmalate dehydratase small subunit gives MKPINKISSVLTPLERKNVDTDQIISKEFLKRIERTGFGKYLFYHWRFHADGTPIEDFVLNNPRFENSEILVAQENFGCGSSREHAPWAILDYGFRVVIAPSYADIFYNNCVKNGILPIRLKDQEVDELISKGQQQDFKLEVNLEDQSVTGQDGTRYEFEIDPYWKEMLLKGWDEIALTFQYDSYIAAYEEKQRA, from the coding sequence ATGAAACCGATTAATAAAATTTCAAGCGTTCTGACGCCATTAGAACGAAAAAACGTAGATACGGACCAAATCATTTCAAAAGAATTTCTAAAGCGCATTGAACGAACGGGATTCGGCAAGTATTTATTTTATCATTGGCGCTTTCATGCAGATGGTACACCAATAGAAGACTTTGTTTTGAATAACCCTCGATTCGAAAACTCCGAAATTCTAGTCGCACAAGAAAATTTCGGTTGCGGTTCTTCTCGTGAACATGCTCCGTGGGCAATTTTAGATTATGGATTCCGTGTAGTGATTGCACCTAGTTATGCAGACATCTTCTATAATAACTGTGTTAAAAATGGAATTTTGCCAATCCGCTTGAAAGACCAAGAAGTAGATGAGTTGATTAGCAAAGGTCAACAACAAGACTTTAAGTTAGAGGTCAACTTGGAAGACCAGTCTGTTACCGGACAAGATGGTACGCGTTATGAATTTGAAATTGATCCTTATTGGAAAGAAATGCTGCTAAAGGGCTGGGATGAAATTGCGTTAACCTTCCAGTATGATTCATACATTGCGGCTTATGAAGAAAAACAACGCGCTTAA
- a CDS encoding Na+/H+ antiporter family protein, with protein sequence MNAVIIAVLVMLVLSLLRVNVVFALLIGALAGGLSGGLSFSDTITSFTDGLGAGATIALSYAMLGGFAVAISRTGIPELLVSGVLKLVNKDGKATRQNLAKALIVLALLAMAIFSQNLIPIHIAFIPLLVPPILHILNELRIDRRLIAAVLTFGLTAPYILLPYGFGLIFHEIVFTQMELAGLTIDMADIPKAMAIPVLGLLVGLIIAVFFSYRKPRDYKTVRSSSIEGTLKKTASSKDVIVTIAALVAALFAQVQTDSMIIGALAGILVLYMFGAMKWREADEVLTEGMRMMAFIGFVMITANGFASVIQATGAIAPLVDSVSDLFAGNKGIAALAMLIVGLFVTMGIGSSFATIPIIAAIFVPLSLEFGFSTMAIIALIGTAGALGDAGSPASDSTLGPTAGLNVDGQHNHIWDTCVPTFLHYNIPLVIFGWVAVMFLG encoded by the coding sequence ATGAATGCAGTTATTATTGCTGTCTTAGTCATGCTCGTATTGAGCTTATTGCGGGTGAATGTCGTATTTGCTTTATTAATCGGCGCGCTTGCAGGTGGACTAAGTGGCGGATTATCTTTTTCCGATACAATCACATCATTTACAGATGGTTTAGGAGCAGGGGCGACCATTGCATTGAGTTATGCCATGCTTGGTGGATTTGCCGTAGCCATATCGCGTACAGGGATTCCAGAGTTACTTGTCTCAGGAGTTCTTAAGTTGGTAAATAAAGATGGCAAAGCAACGCGACAAAATTTAGCGAAGGCTCTTATTGTTTTGGCTTTGTTGGCAATGGCTATCTTCTCGCAAAACTTAATTCCGATTCACATTGCGTTTATTCCATTATTGGTTCCACCGATTTTGCATATTTTAAACGAACTACGAATTGATCGCCGCTTGATCGCTGCTGTCTTGACGTTTGGTTTGACTGCGCCATATATTTTGTTACCATATGGCTTTGGATTGATTTTCCACGAAATTGTTTTTACACAAATGGAACTAGCGGGATTGACGATTGACATGGCGGATATTCCAAAAGCTATGGCGATTCCGGTATTGGGCTTATTAGTAGGTCTAATCATTGCTGTGTTCTTTTCTTACCGGAAGCCACGTGATTACAAAACAGTTCGTTCTTCTTCTATAGAAGGAACGTTGAAAAAGACAGCTTCTTCAAAAGACGTAATCGTGACGATTGCTGCGTTAGTTGCGGCACTGTTTGCCCAAGTGCAAACAGATTCGATGATCATCGGTGCGCTTGCTGGTATTTTAGTGCTTTACATGTTCGGCGCAATGAAATGGCGTGAAGCTGACGAGGTCCTAACAGAAGGAATGCGCATGATGGCGTTCATCGGCTTTGTTATGATCACGGCGAACGGGTTTGCTTCGGTCATACAAGCGACAGGAGCGATTGCACCACTAGTCGACAGCGTATCGGATTTATTTGCAGGCAATAAAGGCATTGCTGCGCTAGCGATGTTAATTGTCGGTTTGTTTGTAACGATGGGCATCGGTTCATCATTTGCAACGATTCCGATCATTGCGGCGATCTTTGTTCCGTTAAGTCTTGAGTTCGGCTTCTCGACGATGGCAATCATTGCTTTAATAGGAACTGCGGGTGCATTAGGTGATGCTGGTTCGCCAGCTTCTGACTCAACACTCGGACCAACAGCTGGACTGAACGTAGATGGACAGCACAATCACATCTGGGATACATGTGTTCCGACCTTCCTTCACTACAATATTCCGTTGGTAATTTTCGGTTGGGTTGCTGTTATGTTCTTGGGATAA
- the rpsJ gene encoding 30S ribosomal protein S10, producing the protein MAKQKIRIRLKAYDHRILDQSAEKIVETAKRSGASVSGPIPLPTERSVYTILRAVHKYKDAREQFEMRTHKRLIDIVNPTPQTVDALMKLDLPSGVDIEIKL; encoded by the coding sequence ATGGCAAAACAAAAAATTCGTATCCGTTTAAAAGCATATGATCATAGAATTCTTGATCAGTCTGCTGAGAAAATTGTTGAAACTGCTAAACGTTCAGGTGCAAGCGTATCGGGTCCGATACCGCTACCAACTGAAAGATCGGTTTACACAATCTTGCGTGCTGTTCATAAATACAAAGATGCTCGTGAGCAATTTGAAATGCGCACACACAAACGTCTAATCGATATCGTTAACCCAACACCACAAACTGTTGATGCGTTAATGAAACTTGATTTACCGTCAGGCGTTGACATTGAAATTAAACTTTAA
- the rplC gene encoding 50S ribosomal protein L3: MTKGILGRKIGMTQVFAENGDLIPVTVIEASPNVVLQKKTVEVDGYEAIQLGFEDKRDKLSNKPSKGHVAKANTAPKRFIRELRNVNLADYEIGQEVKVDVFAEGDVVDVTGTTKGKGFQGVIKRHGQSRGPMTHGSRYHRRPGSMGAVAPNRVFKQKKLPGQMGGTTITIQNLSIVKVDLERNLLLVKGNVPGSRKALIRVKSATKAK, encoded by the coding sequence ATGACCAAAGGAATCTTAGGTAGAAAAATCGGTATGACGCAAGTTTTTGCTGAGAACGGTGATTTAATCCCTGTAACTGTTATTGAAGCTTCTCCAAACGTAGTTCTTCAAAAGAAAACAGTTGAGGTTGACGGCTACGAAGCTATCCAATTAGGTTTTGAAGACAAGCGCGATAAGCTTTCTAACAAACCTTCTAAAGGACACGTAGCAAAAGCTAACACTGCTCCTAAGCGCTTCATTCGCGAACTTCGCAATGTAAACTTAGCTGATTACGAGATTGGTCAAGAAGTCAAAGTAGATGTATTCGCAGAAGGCGATGTAGTAGATGTCACAGGAACAACAAAAGGTAAAGGTTTCCAAGGTGTTATTAAACGCCACGGACAATCTCGCGGACCAATGACACACGGTTCACGTTACCACCGTCGTCCTGGTTCAATGGGTGCGGTTGCTCCTAACCGCGTATTCAAACAGAAGAAATTACCTGGTCAAATGGGTGGAACAACAATTACGATTCAAAACCTTTCAATCGTGAAAGTAGATCTTGAACGTAACTTGCTACTTGTTAAAGGTAATGTTCCTGGTTCTCGCAAAGCGTTGATCCGTGTTAAATCGGCAACTAAAGCGAAATAA
- the rplD gene encoding 50S ribosomal protein L4, whose protein sequence is MTKVALLNQTGSQVGEIELNDHVFGIQPNESVLFDAVVSQRASLRQGNHKVKNRSEVAGGGKKPWRQKGTGRARQGSIRSPQWRGGGIVFGPTPRSYSYKLPKKVRRLALRSALSSAVVGENLMVLEGLTFDAPKTKSFNQLIADLSIGKKALFVTADLDENVAKSARNLKGMTVVAADGINVLDLLGHDKIVMTKAAVEKIEEVLS, encoded by the coding sequence ATGACTAAAGTAGCTTTATTAAATCAAACAGGTTCACAAGTTGGCGAAATCGAATTGAACGACCATGTATTCGGTATCCAACCAAACGAATCAGTGTTATTCGACGCAGTAGTGTCTCAACGCGCTTCACTTCGTCAAGGTAACCATAAAGTAAAAAATCGTTCTGAAGTTGCTGGTGGTGGTAAAAAGCCATGGCGTCAAAAAGGAACTGGACGTGCTCGTCAAGGGTCGATCCGTTCACCACAATGGCGCGGAGGCGGTATCGTATTCGGACCAACTCCACGTAGCTACAGCTACAAACTTCCTAAGAAAGTACGTCGTTTAGCTCTACGCTCTGCACTTTCATCTGCAGTAGTTGGCGAAAACTTGATGGTACTTGAAGGATTAACATTTGATGCGCCAAAAACAAAATCTTTCAACCAGTTGATCGCAGATCTTTCAATTGGCAAAAAAGCTTTGTTCGTAACTGCTGACCTTGATGAGAACGTTGCAAAATCTGCACGTAACCTTAAAGGTATGACAGTAGTAGCAGCAGATGGTATTAACGTATTAGACTTGCTTGGACATGACAAAATTGTTATGACTAAAGCAGCTGTCGAGAAAATTGAGGAGGTGCTTAGTTAA
- the rplW gene encoding 50S ribosomal protein L23, with protein sequence MEARDVIKRPVITEQSSEVMAEKKYTFEVDTRANKTQVKQAVQEIFGVKVEKVNIMNYKGKFKRMGKHAGYTNKRRKAIVKLTAESKDIELFEI encoded by the coding sequence ATGGAAGCACGTGATGTAATTAAACGTCCGGTCATTACTGAGCAATCGTCTGAAGTAATGGCAGAGAAAAAGTACACTTTTGAAGTGGACACTCGCGCAAATAAAACACAAGTTAAACAAGCCGTACAAGAAATCTTTGGCGTGAAGGTTGAGAAAGTCAACATCATGAACTACAAAGGCAAATTCAAACGTATGGGCAAACACGCAGGATACACTAACAAACGCCGTAAAGCGATTGTGAAATTGACTGCTGAATCTAAAGACATCGAGTTATTCGAAATTTAA
- the rplB gene encoding 50S ribosomal protein L2, with translation MGIRKYKPTTNGRRNMTSSDFAEITTNKPEKSLLQPVKRKGGRNNQGKITVRHHGGGHKRQYRVIDFKRNKDGIPGRVATIEYDPNRSANIALINYADGEKRYILAPKGVEVGTQIMSGIEADIKAGNALPLSNIPMGSTIHNIELKPGGGGQLVRSAGTSAQVLGKEGKYVTVRLQSGEVRMILATCRATIGAVGNEQHELINIGKAGRNRWKGNRPTVRGSVMNPNDHPHGGGEGRSPIGRKSPMSPWGKPTLGYKTRKKTNKSDKFIVRRRKK, from the coding sequence GTGGGGATCAGAAAATACAAACCTACCACTAACGGTCGTCGTAATATGACGAGTTCAGATTTCGCTGAAATCACTACGAACAAGCCTGAAAAATCGCTTCTACAACCTGTAAAGCGCAAAGGCGGCCGTAATAACCAAGGTAAAATTACTGTACGCCATCACGGTGGTGGACATAAACGTCAATACCGCGTGATCGATTTCAAACGTAACAAAGACGGCATTCCAGGACGCGTTGCTACAATCGAGTACGATCCTAACCGTTCTGCAAACATCGCATTGATTAATTATGCTGATGGTGAAAAACGTTACATCTTAGCTCCTAAAGGAGTAGAAGTTGGAACTCAAATCATGTCAGGTATCGAAGCAGATATTAAAGCAGGTAACGCATTGCCATTATCTAACATCCCGATGGGTTCTACAATCCATAACATTGAATTGAAGCCAGGTGGCGGCGGACAACTAGTTCGTTCTGCAGGAACTTCAGCTCAAGTATTGGGTAAAGAAGGTAAATACGTAACAGTTCGTTTGCAATCAGGCGAAGTTCGCATGATCCTTGCTACTTGCCGCGCAACTATCGGCGCAGTAGGGAATGAGCAACACGAATTAATCAATATTGGTAAAGCAGGTCGTAACCGTTGGAAGGGCAATCGCCCAACTGTACGTGGATCTGTAATGAACCCTAACGATCACCCACACGGTGGTGGTGAAGGACGTTCGCCAATCGGACGTAAATCACCAATGTCTCCATGGGGCAAACCAACTCTTGGATACAAGACACGTAAGAAAACGAATAAATCCGATAAATTTATCGTGCGTCGTCGTAAAAAATAA
- the rpsS gene encoding 30S ribosomal protein S19 produces the protein MGRSLKKGPFVDDHLMKKVEAQKDSEKKQVIKTWSRRSTIFPTFIGQTIAVYDGRKHIPVYVTEDMVGHKLGEFAPTRKYASHGADDKKTRR, from the coding sequence ATGGGCCGCAGCTTGAAAAAAGGACCTTTTGTTGATGATCATCTTATGAAAAAAGTTGAAGCACAAAAGGACTCTGAGAAAAAACAAGTGATCAAAACTTGGTCTCGCCGTTCTACAATTTTCCCGACATTCATCGGACAAACAATCGCAGTATATGATGGTCGCAAGCACATTCCTGTATACGTGACTGAAGACATGGTGGGCCATAAACTAGGCGAATTCGCTCCAACGCGTAAATACGCTAGTCATGGTGCAGACGATAAGAAAACAAGACGTTAA
- the rplV gene encoding 50S ribosomal protein L22: MQAKAVARTVRIAPRKVRLVVDLIRGKQIGEAVAILNHTPKAATVVIEKLLKSAAANAEHNYEMDLNDLVISEVFVDEGPTLKRFRPRAMGRASAINKRTSHITLVVSDQKEG, encoded by the coding sequence ATGCAAGCAAAAGCTGTCGCTAGAACAGTACGTATTGCTCCTCGTAAAGTCCGTTTAGTAGTAGATTTGATCCGAGGCAAGCAAATTGGCGAAGCTGTTGCGATTTTGAACCATACTCCAAAAGCAGCAACTGTTGTTATTGAGAAGTTATTGAAATCTGCAGCTGCTAACGCTGAACACAACTACGAAATGGACCTGAATGACTTAGTCATCAGCGAAGTATTCGTTGACGAAGGACCAACACTTAAACGTTTCCGTCCCCGTGCAATGGGACGCGCAAGCGCAATTAATAAACGCACAAGCCACATCACACTAGTGGTATCTGACCAGAAGGAGGGATAA
- the rpsC gene encoding 30S ribosomal protein S3: MGQKIHPIGMRIGIIRDWESKWYAEKDYATLLHEDIKIREYVEARLKEASVSKIEIERAANRVNVTIHTAKPGMVIGKGGSEVEVLRTQLNSMTGKRVHINIIEIKRADLDARLVAESVARQLENRVSFRRAQKQAIQRTMRSGAKGIKTQVSGRLGGADIARAEHYSEGTVPLHTLRADIDYAHAEADTTYGKLGVKVWIYRGEVLPTKKKSEEGGK; the protein is encoded by the coding sequence GTGGGACAAAAAATACATCCAATTGGGATGCGTATCGGAATCATTCGTGATTGGGAATCTAAATGGTACGCTGAGAAAGATTATGCTACGCTTCTTCACGAAGATATTAAAATCCGTGAATATGTTGAAGCACGTTTGAAAGAAGCTTCAGTTTCTAAAATTGAAATTGAGCGCGCTGCAAACCGTGTTAACGTAACTATTCATACTGCGAAACCAGGTATGGTAATTGGTAAAGGTGGATCTGAAGTAGAAGTACTTCGCACACAGCTTAACTCTATGACTGGCAAGCGTGTACACATCAACATTATTGAAATTAAAAGAGCTGATCTTGATGCAAGATTAGTAGCTGAAAGTGTTGCGCGTCAATTGGAAAACCGAGTGTCTTTCCGTCGTGCACAAAAACAAGCGATCCAACGCACTATGCGTTCTGGCGCTAAAGGAATCAAAACTCAAGTATCTGGACGTCTAGGCGGCGCTGACATTGCGCGTGCTGAACACTACAGTGAAGGTACTGTTCCGCTCCATACGCTCCGCGCTGATATCGATTATGCGCATGCTGAAGCAGACACAACTTATGGTAAGCTTGGCGTAAAAGTATGGATCTACCGCGGTGAAGTCCTTCCAACTAAGAAGAAATCTGAGGAAGGAGGCAAATAA
- the rplP gene encoding 50S ribosomal protein L16, whose translation MLMPKRVKYRREHRGKMRGEAKGGKEIAFGEFGLQALESSWITNRQIEAARISMTRYMKRGGKVWIKIFPHKPYTKKPLEVRMGSGKGSPEGWVAVVKTGKIMFELGGVTEEVAREALRLASHKLPIKTKFVKREEIGGESNES comes from the coding sequence ATGTTAATGCCTAAACGCGTTAAATATCGTAGAGAGCACCGTGGCAAGATGCGCGGAGAAGCTAAAGGCGGTAAAGAAATCGCATTTGGCGAATTTGGTCTCCAAGCATTAGAATCATCTTGGATCACTAACCGTCAAATCGAAGCAGCACGTATTTCCATGACTCGTTACATGAAACGTGGCGGTAAAGTCTGGATTAAAATTTTCCCGCATAAACCATATACGAAAAAGCCTCTAGAGGTACGTATGGGATCTGGTAAAGGTTCACCTGAAGGCTGGGTAGCCGTTGTCAAAACTGGTAAAATCATGTTCGAACTTGGTGGAGTAACTGAAGAAGTGGCACGCGAAGCGTTACGCCTTGCATCTCACAAGCTTCCAATCAAAACGAAGTTCGTAAAACGAGAAGAAATTGGTGGTGAATCGAATGAAAGCTAA
- the rpmC gene encoding 50S ribosomal protein L29, translating into MKANEIRDLTTTEIEQKVKSLKEELFNLRFQLATGQLENTARIREVRKAIARMKTVIHERVLSGTN; encoded by the coding sequence ATGAAAGCTAATGAAATCCGTGACCTAACCACTACTGAGATAGAACAAAAAGTGAAATCACTGAAAGAAGAGCTTTTCAACCTTCGCTTCCAATTGGCTACTGGTCAATTAGAAAATACTGCTCGCATCCGCGAAGTACGTAAAGCGATTGCCCGTATGAAAACTGTGATTCACGAAAGAGTACTCAGTGGCACTAACTGA
- the rpsQ gene encoding 30S ribosomal protein S17: MTERNQRKVYTGRVVSDKMDKTVTVMVETQKKHAFYGKRVKYSKKYKAHDELNEAKMGDVVRIMETRPLSATKRFRVLEIVEKAVII, from the coding sequence ATGACTGAGCGTAACCAACGCAAAGTATACACAGGCCGTGTTGTGTCTGACAAAATGGACAAAACCGTTACAGTAATGGTTGAAACTCAAAAGAAGCACGCATTCTATGGCAAACGTGTAAAATACTCTAAGAAATATAAAGCTCATGATGAGCTAAACGAAGCGAAAATGGGCGACGTAGTTCGCATCATGGAAACTCGTCCGCTATCAGCTACTAAACGTTTCCGCGTATTGGAAATTGTAGAAAAAGCGGTTATCATTTAA
- the rplN gene encoding 50S ribosomal protein L14, which yields MIQQESRLKVADNSGAREVLTIKVLGGSGRKTANIGDVIVCTVKKATPGGVVKKGEVVKAVIVRTKSGARRKDGTYIKFDENACVIIRDDKGPRGTRIFGPVARELRDNSFMKIVSLAPEVL from the coding sequence GTGATCCAACAGGAAAGTCGTTTAAAAGTTGCAGACAACTCGGGTGCTCGTGAAGTACTAACGATTAAAGTACTTGGTGGTTCTGGTCGTAAGACTGCAAACATCGGTGACGTAATCGTTTGTACCGTGAAAAAAGCAACACCAGGTGGCGTTGTTAAGAAGGGTGAAGTCGTTAAGGCTGTCATCGTTCGCACGAAAAGCGGAGCTCGCCGTAAAGACGGTACTTATATCAAATTTGATGAAAACGCATGTGTCATTATCCGTGACGACAAAGGTCCACGCGGAACTCGTATTTTCGGACCTGTTGCCCGCGAACTTCGCGATAACAGCTTCATGAAAATCGTATCACTTGCTCCTGAAGTTCTTTAA
- the rplX gene encoding 50S ribosomal protein L24 — MHVKKGDTVKVISGKDKGKTGVVLTALPKKDRVLVEGVNIVKKHTKPNQANPQGGIVSQEAAIHVSNVMLLDPKSGEPTRVGYKVEDGKKVRVAKKSGEKLDK; from the coding sequence ATGCATGTTAAAAAAGGCGATACAGTTAAGGTAATCTCAGGCAAAGACAAAGGCAAAACAGGTGTTGTTTTGACTGCTTTACCTAAGAAAGACCGTGTGCTTGTTGAAGGTGTAAACATCGTGAAAAAGCATACAAAACCGAACCAGGCAAATCCACAAGGTGGAATTGTCAGCCAAGAAGCAGCAATTCACGTTTCTAACGTAATGTTACTTGACCCTAAATCCGGCGAGCCGACTCGTGTAGGTTATAAGGTTGAAGATGGTAAAAAAGTTCGTGTTGCAAAAAAATCCGGCGAAAAATTAGATAAATAA
- the rplE gene encoding 50S ribosomal protein L5 — protein sequence MNRLKEKYVNEITPALVSKFEYKSVMQAPEVNKIVINMGVGEAVQNTKSLDSAVEELQTITGQKPIITKAKKSIAGFRLREGMPIGCKVTLRGERMYDFLDKLIAISLPRVRDFRGVSNKSFDGRGNYTLGVKEQLIFPEIDYDKVTKVRGMDIVIVTTANSDEEARELLTQFGMPFQK from the coding sequence ATGAACCGCCTAAAAGAAAAATATGTCAATGAAATCACTCCTGCTCTAGTGAGCAAGTTTGAATATAAATCGGTAATGCAGGCACCTGAAGTAAACAAAATCGTCATCAACATGGGTGTAGGCGAAGCTGTTCAAAACACTAAGTCACTTGACTCTGCTGTTGAAGAATTACAAACTATCACTGGTCAAAAACCAATTATTACTAAAGCTAAGAAATCTATCGCTGGCTTCCGTCTTCGTGAAGGTATGCCAATCGGATGTAAAGTTACACTACGCGGAGAGCGTATGTACGACTTCCTGGATAAATTGATTGCTATCTCACTTCCACGTGTACGTGACTTCCGTGGTGTTTCGAACAAATCGTTCGACGGACGCGGTAACTACACACTTGGCGTGAAAGAACAATTGATCTTCCCTGAAATCGATTATGATAAAGTTACAAAAGTACGCGGTATGGACATCGTGATTGTAACAACTGCGAACTCTGATGAAGAAGCTCGTGAGTTATTAACACAATTCGGAATGCCGTTCCAAAAGTAA
- the rpsN gene encoding 30S ribosomal protein S14, with amino-acid sequence MAKKSMIAKQKRTPKFKVQEYTRCERCGRPHSVLRKFKLCRICFRELAYVGQIPGVKKASW; translated from the coding sequence GTGGCTAAAAAATCTATGATCGCAAAACAAAAACGCACGCCAAAGTTTAAAGTACAAGAGTACACACGCTGTGAACGATGCGGACGTCCGCATTCAGTATTACGCAAATTTAAACTTTGCCGTATTTGTTTCCGTGAACTTGCATATGTGGGACAAATTCCTGGCGTTAAAAAAGCCAGCTGGTAA
- the rpsH gene encoding 30S ribosomal protein S8, translating to MTMTDPIADMLTRIRNANMVRHEKLELPASNVKKDIAEILKREGFVRDVEYVEDDKQGMIRIFLKYGANNERVITGLKRISKPGLRVYAKTNEVPRVLNGLGIALVSTSQGLVTDKEARAKQIGGEIIAYVW from the coding sequence ATGACAATGACAGATCCGATTGCAGATATGCTGACACGCATTCGTAATGCAAACATGGTTCGTCACGAAAAATTAGAGCTTCCGGCTTCTAATGTGAAAAAAGACATCGCTGAAATCCTTAAGCGTGAAGGTTTCGTTCGTGACGTAGAATATGTTGAAGATGATAAACAAGGCATGATCCGGATTTTCCTTAAATACGGAGCTAACAACGAACGCGTTATTACTGGATTGAAACGTATTTCAAAACCAGGATTACGTGTTTACGCTAAAACTAACGAGGTGCCACGTGTACTAAACGGTCTTGGAATCGCTTTAGTCTCAACATCACAAGGTTTAGTAACTGATAAAGAAGCCCGCGCGAAACAAATCGGCGGAGAAATCATAGCATACGTTTGGTAA